The DNA window AAGCAATTAATATAGAAAATATTAATGAGACAATTAAGCTCCAATTTCCTATAACTTTTGAAGCATTAGTATCATATTTTTCTAAATAATTTAAATTCATACTTGGGAATATATATTTTGATAGTATAAAACTCATCAATAAAACAACTATTATTGGTAACATTGATACCCAGAAACTTGGAAGTTCATCCTCATTAAATTTTACAATATTTTCATCCTTATGATTTCCATAACCCTCACCTCTTTTCATTGCTTTATTTGCTCTATATTGTAACCAAAACAATCCTCCAAAAAGCATTATAGCAGAACCAATAAGCCCTATAATTGGTGCTGCATAAACATCAGTTCCAAAGTATTGCATTGGGATAGCATTTTGAATTTGAGGAGTTCCAGGAAGAGCAGTCATTGTAAATGTAAAAGCCCCTAGAGCAATAGCTCCTGGTATAAATCTTTTAGGAATATTTAATTCTCTAAATAATTCAGCTGCTATTGGATAAACTGCAAATGCAACAACAAATAGTGAAACACCACCATAAGTTAAAACAGCACAAGCTAAAACTATTGCTGCAATAGCCCTTTTTTCTCCAAGCTTTTTACAAATCACACTTGCAATTGATTTTGCTGCTCCTGTATCATCCATTACTTTTCCAAAAATAGCTCCTAAAAGAAATAGTGGAAAGTATTTCATAACATAGCCACCTAAACTTTTCATAAAAATTTCAGTATATGTTGCTAATACATGAGTTTCTCCAGTTGCTATTCCTCCAAGAAATGCTGCAAAACAAGCTAATAATGGGGCTAGCACTAATACTGAGAACCCTTTATAAGCTAAATACATAAGTAAAATTAATGATATAATAATTCCTATTACTCCTATTGCCATAATTATGTTCAACTCCTTTATATATTTTTTTAAAACTTTAATCCCATTGGCTTTTCTAAGAATATATTTGTATCCATTTTTTTAATTTTATCTGCTAATATTGGTTTAAATTCCATATTTTCTAAAATATCTTTTTCAATATCTATACCATCAGCTATTTCTGTTAAAGTTAACCCTTCTTTTCTTAATTCAAAAACAGCTCTTTCGGTTATATATGTAACTTTTCTATTATTTTTTCTTGCAAAATCTCCACTAAAAGTTATTTGTTCAACATTTTTTATAAATTTTTTAATTTTCCCTTCTTTTAATATTTTTAATTTTCCTTCTTTTATTTCTATTTCTAAGCCACCTGTTGTAAATGTTCCACAAAATATAACTTCTTTTGCATTTTGTGTAATATTAATAAAACCTCCACAACCTGCAATTTTAGGTCCAAATTTTGAAACATTTATATTTCCAATTTCATCACATTGTGCAAGTCCTAAAAAGGCCATATCTAAACCACCACCATCATAAAAATCAAATTGAGCTGGTTGTCCTATAATACAGATTGGATTAAAAGATGCTCCAAAATCTAAGCCCCCCATTGGAATACCACCAATAGCACCAGGTTCTACAGTAGGAATAAAGTTTTTATCTTGTTTTTCTTCTTCTAAAATAAGTGCAATACTTTCAGGCATTCCAATTCCATAATTTAATACTTTCATATCTTGTTTTAAATTTAATGCACATCTTCTAGCTATTATTTTTCTTTCATCTAAATTAAAAACTTTTTTATTACTGTTAAAAATTGCATTATTATTTACAAATCCATAATTAAAATCTTCTCCATAAGTTTGCATATGATTTTTCATATCTTCTACAACTACAACATAATCAACTAAAATTCCTGGGATTTTTACTAATTTTGGATTTATACTTCCCCTTTTTACAATTTTTTCAACTTGAACAATAACCTTTCCTCCAGCATTTTTTGCTGCTGTTGCAATATGAAGTCCTTCTAAAAATAATGCTTCATTCTCATAAGAAATATTTCCATCTTCATCAGCTGTTGTTCCTCTTAATAAAGCAATATCAAGTTTGGGATTTTTAAAGAAAAGTATTTCTTCTCCTAAAATTTTTAATTTTAAAACAATATCCTCTTTAGTAACTGAATTTATTTTTGCCCCCTCTAATTCAGGATCAACAAATGTTCCAATTCCTACTTTTGATAATGTTCCTATTTTTCCAGCTGC is part of the Fusobacterium nucleatum genome and encodes:
- a CDS encoding acyl CoA:acetate/3-ketoacid CoA transferase, which gives rise to MKVLNAKEIPKIIENGSYVGVDGFVGIGVPEEILLNLEESFLKEGKPNSLNIIFAAGFGDGKTRGLNRFAHEGMIKTVIGGHWGLAPNLGNLAMQNKIEGYNLPQGVIAQMFRDMAAGKIGTLSKVGIGTFVDPELEGAKINSVTKEDIVLKLKILGEEILFFKNPKLDIALLRGTTADEDGNISYENEALFLEGLHIATAAKNAGGKVIVQVEKIVKRGSINPKLVKIPGILVDYVVVVEDMKNHMQTYGEDFNYGFVNNNAIFNSNKKVFNLDERKIIARRCALNLKQDMKVLNYGIGMPESIALILEEEKQDKNFIPTVEPGAIGGIPMGGLDFGASFNPICIIGQPAQFDFYDGGGLDMAFLGLAQCDEIGNINVSKFGPKIAGCGGFINITQNAKEVIFCGTFTTGGLEIEIKEGKLKILKEGKIKKFIKNVEQITFSGDFARKNNRKVTYITERAVFELRKEGLTLTEIADGIDIEKDILENMEFKPILADKIKKMDTNIFLEKPMGLKF
- a CDS encoding GntP family permease, translating into MAIGVIGIIISLILLMYLAYKGFSVLVLAPLLACFAAFLGGIATGETHVLATYTEIFMKSLGGYVMKYFPLFLLGAIFGKVMDDTGAAKSIASVICKKLGEKRAIAAIVLACAVLTYGGVSLFVVAFAVYPIAAELFRELNIPKRFIPGAIALGAFTFTMTALPGTPQIQNAIPMQYFGTDVYAAPIIGLIGSAIMLFGGLFWLQYRANKAMKRGEGYGNHKDENIVKFNEDELPSFWVSMLPIIVVLLMSFILSKYIFPSMNLNYLEKYDTNASKVIGNWSLIVSLIFSILIAYILNFKKMANPIETLTKGVNGSFLAVMNTASEVGYGNVIAGLGAFLVIKGALLGLSSNPLVSEAISVSALAGITGSASGGLSIALGALGEVYLKEASAMGISPEVLHRIAAIACGGLDTLPHNGAVITLLGVTGLTHKESYIDVGMCTAVIPTLAVIVCIIFGSMGVV